A window of the Lepisosteus oculatus isolate fLepOcu1 chromosome 14, fLepOcu1.hap2, whole genome shotgun sequence genome harbors these coding sequences:
- the LOC138242641 gene encoding histone H4-like, translated as MSGRGKGGKGLGKGGAKRHHKVLRDNIQGITKPAIRRLARRGGVKRISGLIYEETRGVLKVFLENVIRDAVTYTEHAKRKTVTAMDVVYALKRQGRTLYGFGG; from the coding sequence ATGTCTGGAAGAGGCAAAGGCGGAAAGGGACTCGGGAAAGGAGGCGCTAAGCGTCACCATAAGGTTCTCCGTGACAACATCCAGGGAATCACCAAACCCGCCATCCGCCGCCTGGCTCGCCGTGGGGGAGTGAAGCGGATCTCCGGGCTGATCTACGAGGAGACCCGCggggtgctgaaggtgttcctggagaacgTCATCCGCGACGCCGTCACCTACACCGAGCATGCCAAGAGGAAGACCGTCACCGCCATGGACGTGGTGTACGCGCTGAAGCGCCAGGGCCGCACCCTGTACGGCTTCGGAGGCTAA